In a genomic window of Erigeron canadensis isolate Cc75 chromosome 5, C_canadensis_v1, whole genome shotgun sequence:
- the LOC122601083 gene encoding zinc finger protein 2-like, translating to MSFLNLHQPDQNDLTSSSSSSSSSSSFLSSLQNADQRVFSCSYCRKKFYSPQAFGGHQNAHKLERTLAKKSREQSLAARHQPGSNHVSSTWDSNGSTHDGHVQPSMVLEVQHQERFDSTLHKGESDLDLSLKL from the coding sequence ATGAGTTTCCTTAATCTACATCAACCTGATCAAAATGATctcacatcatcatcatcatcatcttcttcttcttcttcctttttgtCTTCGTTGCAAAACGCAGATCAACGTGTTTTCTCATGCAGTTATTGCCGAAAAAAGTTCTACAGCCCACAAGCATTTGGAGGCCACCAAAATGCGCACAAGCTAGAAAGAACCTTGGCCAAGAAAAGCCGAGAGCAGAGCTTAGCTGCTAGACATCAGCCAGGGTCGAACCATGTATCATCTACGTGGGATTCTAATGGTTCGACCCATGATGGACACGTTCAACCCTCAATGGTACTTGAGGTTCAACATCAAGAACGGTTTGATTCGACCCTCCATAAGGGTGAAAGTGATCTTGACTTGTCCCTTAAACTTTGA